Proteins from a genomic interval of Paenibacillus sp. FSL R5-0623:
- a CDS encoding helix-turn-helix domain-containing protein — protein sequence MSSSHAIFVVTSGKGSIVCSDRESHLEKGMIMFVPAGTSVKIEGSPWTESELQYYKLDLMVAELSEETSNALSRRNTEEQQEFSQSPVSPTLLPLMQLSYSPWSSCLEALEQILRQQISGDWLEQWEVQLRFQEWFRALLRQSAPETEVPDDRARLQSSIRYIGDHYDQTITVDELAADIGLTRASYTRQFKKITGKLPLEYVNAVRLERSKQLLQLTDDRIHEIAQNVGFSSEYYFGRRFKQYAGISPGLYRRHHRQEVRVFAPYLEDFVLALGVKPVLQCSHHSWGRQHYLGLDDVPEFDVSEQDAQFNVGNIPDFIMLNKGYDRWNLDRFEQVAPTFYVDHLGEDWRSILRSTADVLGKVNRVQDVIGAYEDKAMEAKSRLARYIRGQTVAFLRISASDITLYGDQQGYVGPVIYQDLGMTPHSRVQQWTRHERRIFIGLDQLSQLHADHLLITFDTGNSAKPGDERELLDRDEWKRLPAVKSGNVYEVDFMSWMNYGVISHGKKIEDILRFMA from the coding sequence ATGTCGTCTTCACACGCCATATTTGTTGTAACGTCTGGGAAGGGGTCAATAGTTTGCTCAGATCGGGAATCTCATTTGGAAAAAGGAATGATTATGTTTGTTCCGGCTGGAACATCCGTTAAAATAGAAGGTTCGCCTTGGACAGAAAGTGAATTGCAGTATTATAAGCTTGATCTTATGGTGGCTGAGTTAAGCGAAGAGACTTCGAACGCTTTGTCTAGAAGAAACACGGAGGAGCAGCAGGAATTTTCACAAAGTCCAGTTTCTCCGACATTATTACCTCTTATGCAACTCAGTTACAGCCCGTGGAGTTCCTGTCTCGAAGCCTTGGAACAAATACTGCGTCAACAGATCTCCGGCGATTGGCTAGAGCAATGGGAGGTACAGCTTCGTTTCCAGGAGTGGTTCCGTGCCTTGCTTCGCCAGAGTGCTCCCGAAACTGAAGTACCCGATGACCGTGCCCGTCTTCAAAGTTCCATTCGTTATATTGGCGACCACTATGATCAGACCATAACCGTGGATGAGCTCGCAGCAGATATTGGTCTAACAAGAGCCAGCTACACTCGGCAATTCAAAAAAATTACAGGCAAGCTCCCGCTTGAATATGTAAATGCGGTTCGGCTGGAGCGCTCGAAGCAACTATTGCAGCTCACGGATGATCGCATCCATGAAATTGCACAGAATGTGGGATTTAGCAGCGAGTATTATTTTGGTCGTCGTTTCAAGCAATATGCTGGTATTTCACCTGGACTATACCGCCGTCATCACCGTCAAGAGGTTCGTGTCTTTGCTCCTTATCTGGAGGACTTTGTGTTGGCTCTTGGCGTAAAACCTGTACTGCAATGCTCGCATCATTCTTGGGGGAGACAGCATTATTTGGGATTGGATGACGTACCCGAATTCGACGTAAGCGAGCAGGATGCTCAATTTAATGTGGGCAATATACCGGACTTTATCATGCTGAACAAGGGATATGATCGATGGAATCTGGACCGCTTTGAGCAGGTAGCACCTACGTTTTACGTGGATCATCTGGGAGAAGATTGGCGCTCTATTTTAAGATCGACAGCCGATGTGTTAGGGAAGGTGAATCGGGTTCAAGATGTAATTGGTGCGTATGAGGACAAGGCAATGGAAGCTAAGAGCCGGTTAGCACGATATATACGTGGTCAGACAGTGGCATTTTTGCGTATATCCGCTTCGGATATTACTCTCTATGGGGATCAGCAGGGTTACGTTGGACCTGTAATTTATCAGGATCTTGGAATGACTCCACACTCCCGTGTGCAGCAATGGACAAGACACGAGCGGAGGATTTTCATTGGATTGGACCAGTTAAGTCAGCTTCATGCGGATCACTTGTTGATTACATTTGACACTGGAAATTCTGCCAAACCTGGAGATGAGCGCGAACTGCTCGACAGGGACGAATGGAAACGTCTGCCTGCGGTGAAGAGTGGCAATGTCTATGAGGTGGATTTTATGAGCTGGATGAACTACGGTGTGATCTCTCATGGGAAGAAGATTGAGGATATATTGCGGTTTATGGCTTGA
- a CDS encoding ABC transporter substrate-binding protein gives MVGLVKGFKGWTITLLLMGLVISGCSTNTATDAEQTPATESAASGENTTETETEPATRVVQDEFGDVTIPVQPQRIAGIYVEDYLKALDIKPVVQWYNPMWGVQDYLALDVPQFDTTGSIEALLEYDPDLIIVDGGVDMEKYEMYSKVAPTYRLPESVLQDSNQILKTIADVVGKPDKGEEVAAAFKAKIADAKSKLQEAVGDETVAVVRLNVNDDTLALFGVKNRFTGFIYSELGLTPHPLVSKMEEYQEILSEEAVPQLDADHLIIFPSNGEWSSPENKEALKVLDSKLWKSLPAVKNNQVYIMERSHWQSGAITANSMKIDDLLEKMTP, from the coding sequence ATGGTAGGTTTAGTTAAAGGTTTCAAAGGGTGGACGATTACATTACTGCTCATGGGTCTGGTTATTTCAGGATGTAGTACAAATACCGCTACGGATGCGGAACAGACTCCTGCAACTGAAAGTGCAGCCTCTGGAGAAAATACTACTGAAACCGAGACAGAGCCTGCTACACGGGTTGTACAGGATGAATTTGGAGATGTGACGATTCCGGTTCAGCCACAGCGGATTGCTGGAATATATGTGGAAGATTATCTGAAGGCGCTCGATATTAAACCTGTAGTGCAGTGGTATAATCCGATGTGGGGTGTACAGGATTATTTAGCACTGGATGTTCCTCAATTTGATACTACAGGGAGTATTGAAGCTTTGTTGGAGTATGATCCGGATCTCATCATTGTAGATGGTGGGGTAGATATGGAGAAATATGAGATGTACTCCAAGGTGGCACCGACGTATCGTCTGCCTGAGAGCGTACTGCAGGATTCAAATCAAATTTTGAAAACCATTGCCGATGTTGTAGGTAAACCCGACAAGGGTGAAGAAGTTGCTGCGGCATTTAAGGCCAAGATTGCAGATGCCAAATCGAAGCTGCAGGAAGCGGTTGGAGACGAGACGGTCGCAGTTGTCCGGCTGAATGTTAACGATGACACACTGGCTTTGTTCGGTGTGAAGAATCGATTTACCGGATTTATTTATTCCGAGCTTGGTCTAACACCTCATCCTCTGGTTAGCAAGATGGAAGAATATCAGGAAATTCTGTCTGAAGAGGCCGTGCCGCAGCTTGATGCAGATCATCTTATTATTTTCCCTTCCAATGGAGAATGGTCTTCTCCTGAGAACAAGGAAGCCTTGAAGGTACTTGATAGCAAATTGTGGAAATCTCTTCCGGCCGTTAAGAACAATCAGGTATATATAATGGAAAGATCACATTGGCAATCAGGTGCGATTACAGCGAATTCCATGAAAATTGATGATCTCTTGGAAAAAATGACTCCATAA